The following nucleotide sequence is from Agromyces sp. SYSU T00194.
CGGATGACGAGGTGCACGACGAGGGCGCACGCGCACGCCCAGACGAGGCTGGCGAGCGTGCCGATGATGAACCGCTCGCGCGCCTCGCTCGACTCGAGTTCGGTGAAGCGGCCGACGCCCTTCACGGCGACGACGACGGCGAGTCCCTCGGGGAATCCGGCGATGATCGTGCCGGCCGCCGCGACGCGCTCGAGCACGCCGATGGTGAGGCCGCCGCGCAGCACCTCGGTGCGCTCGGCGACGAGGCCCTCGCCGCGGGCGTCGCGGGGCGCGACCAGGATGCCGCCGTGCAGCCCCGGCTCGACGCCGCCCATCGCCGTGTCGAGCGCGAGCACCGCGGCCGCGCTGCCGCCGACCACGGCGATGCCGCCGCCCAGCAGCACGATGAGCACGGATGCCGGAAGCGCCGGCTGCCCGGGCAGCGATGCGGCCGGGACGAGGGCGACGCCCACCGCGGCCGCCGACCACCAGATGAGCCGCGGGCGCTCGCGGGTGACCGCGAGCACGGCGAACACCGCGGCCACGACGAGCGCGGCCACCAGCGCGTACCAGCCGATCGCGGCCAGCACCCGGTCGACCTCGAACGGCAGCGGGAACGGGATCATCAGGCGGTCTCCTCCGGTTCGCTGCTCGCCATGCGGTCGAGCTCCTGCAGCAGCCTAGTGAGTGCGGGGCGCGCGTCGAGGTCGGGACGCAGCGCGCCGGCGCGGGCCCTCGCCGAGACGGCCGCGGGGGAGATGTCGAGGGTCTCCGCGGCATCCGTCTGCAGCATGCCGGTCTCGAGCAGTTCGGCCAGCTCCCACCCCGCGTCGCTGCGCTTCTCGCGCAGCGCGACGACGACCGACAGCAGCGCCTCGGCGTCGGATGCGGCCGTCTCCGCGGCATCCGCCCCGCTCGTGACCGCGACCTTCGGCCAGCGGCGCTTGGCCCGGTCGACCGCGTCGCGCGCCGCGTAGAACGCGGGCCCGCTGGCCTCGCGCACGTCGTCGGGCAGCGGCATCCGCACCGCTCCCGTGCCGAGTCCGACGCTCCACCGTTCGTCGCGCGTGAGCTGGAGGACGAGTGCGAGCGCGGTCGCCGCGTCGTCGGTGAGCACCTGCAGCTCGTCGCCGGCGTTGCGCCCGACGGGCAGCGCGAGCGCGTCGCCGTGGGCGCCGTCGATGCGGCGGCGGGTCTCGTCGACGATGTCGTCGCGGGTGCGGCTGCCGACCTGGTCGGCGGTGATCACGAACATCGGCGCTCCCTGCAGTCTGCGGGCTGAATTCAGCGTACTTCAGCCTGTGGACTTGATCAAGAGGAATCAAGTACTGAAGCTTGATCGATCGGGCGGGAGGCGGATGCCCCGCTGCTAGCCTTGCTGCGTGCCAGACCCCGTGATCCTCGCCGCTCAGCGCAACGACGACTCCTTCGACGACATCTGGGAGGAGATCGTCTGGCGCGGCCTCGTGCACGTCTCCACCGACGAGGCCGCACTGAAGGAACTGCTCGCCGGAGACCCGATCACGTACTACTGCGGCTTCGATCCGACCGCGCCGAGCCTGCACCTCGGCAATCTCGTGCAGCTGCTGCTCATGCGCCGCCTCCAGCTCGCGGGGCACCGCCCGCTCGGGCTCGTCGGCGGCTCGACCGGCCTCATCGGCGATCCGCGGCCGACCGCGGAACGCACGCTCAACACCCGGGAGACCGTCGCCGAGTGGGTCGGGTACCTGCAGGGCCAGGTCTCGCGGTTCCTGTCGAGCGAGGGTGAGAGCGGGATGCGGCTCGTGAACAACCTCGACTGGACCGCGCCGATGTC
It contains:
- a CDS encoding DNA-binding protein, whose product is MFVITADQVGSRTRDDIVDETRRRIDGAHGDALALPVGRNAGDELQVLTDDAATALALVLQLTRDERWSVGLGTGAVRMPLPDDVREASGPAFYAARDAVDRAKRRWPKVAVTSGADAAETAASDAEALLSVVVALREKRSDAGWELAELLETGMLQTDAAETLDISPAAVSARARAGALRPDLDARPALTRLLQELDRMASSEPEETA